A single region of the Massilia sp. erpn genome encodes:
- a CDS encoding cytochrome C oxidase subunit IV family protein encodes MSAVSGTQQHPIGLYFKVWGLLFVLSAFSYLVDFFHVQGVLRWSLILILMVAKAGLIVAIFMHMRWERIALISAILLPPLCLLVLCGLMFVESDYVFLNRMLHFTLRP; translated from the coding sequence ATGTCAGCCGTCAGCGGTACCCAGCAGCATCCGATCGGTTTGTACTTCAAGGTGTGGGGCTTGCTGTTCGTGCTCAGCGCCTTTTCCTACTTGGTCGATTTCTTCCATGTGCAGGGCGTGCTGCGCTGGAGTCTGATCCTGATTTTAATGGTGGCGAAAGCCGGTTTGATCGTCGCCATTTTCATGCACATGCGTTGGGAGCGGATTGCCCTGATCAGCGCCATCCTGCTGCCGCCCTTATGCCTGCTGGTGCTCTGCGGTTTGATGTTCGTTGAATCAGATTATGTTTTCCTCAATCGCATGCTGCATTTCACGCTGCGCCCTTGA
- a CDS encoding elongation factor P, giving the protein MKPAKEIRVGNIIMVDAKPFIVLRSDVNGSSRTGFTYKWKMKNLLTNAPLENVFRGDDKFDVVVLDKKPVTYSYFADPLYVFMDQEYNQYEIEEENLGEALNYLKDGMECEAVFYDGKAISVELPTTIARQIVYSEPAVKGNTSGNVLKDALIENAIESKRFTVQVPLFVSQDDVIEIDTRTNEYKRIVRN; this is encoded by the coding sequence ATGAAACCTGCAAAAGAAATTCGTGTTGGCAACATCATCATGGTTGACGCCAAGCCCTTCATCGTGCTGCGTTCGGATGTTAACGGTTCGAGCCGCACGGGCTTCACCTACAAATGGAAGATGAAAAATCTTCTGACCAATGCTCCGCTGGAAAACGTTTTCCGCGGCGACGACAAGTTTGACGTGGTGGTTCTGGACAAGAAGCCAGTGACCTACTCCTACTTCGCCGACCCGCTGTATGTCTTCATGGATCAAGAGTACAACCAGTACGAAATCGAAGAAGAAAACCTGGGTGAAGCCCTGAACTACCTGAAAGACGGCATGGAATGCGAAGCCGTGTTCTACGACGGCAAAGCCATCTCCGTGGAACTGCCAACCACCATCGCGCGCCAGATCGTCTACTCCGAGCCAGCCGTTAAAGGCAACACTTCGGGCAACGTGCTGAAAGATGCGCTGATCGAAAACGCCATCGAATCCAAACGTTTCACCGTTCAAGTGCCGCTGTTCGTGAGCCAGGACGACGTGATCGAGATCGACACCCGTACCAACGAGTACAAGCGCATCGTGCGTAACTAA
- the earP gene encoding elongation factor P maturation arginine rhamnosyltransferase EarP, whose protein sequence is MTQATSLALFCKVVDNYGDIGICWRFARQLAQEHGIAVTLWVDDLHTFQRICPEVRTGTALQQIGTIAVRHWSTQEGEFAPADIADIVIEFFGCEIPPGYIAAMAECEPRPVWLNLEGLSAEEWVEGCHTLPSMHPRFSLTKHFFFPGFTEKTGGLLREAALEEECQQFQSDPAAMAAFLTQFGLTPQEIAARKVTLFCYPHAPLAQLFKAWEEGDEEIACLVPKGVAAQAVHAFLGEAANPGVMRRRGALSVRVLPFVPQQDYDKLLWASDLNFVRGEDSVVRAQWAGKPFIWHIYPQDENLHHKKLRAFLQRYAAGSASLDAFSLYWNGARPPGGAETADWPALWSGLQAGLPALNAHSVEWQQHMCALGDMTGNLLKFSSSLR, encoded by the coding sequence ATGACCCAAGCAACAAGTCTTGCCCTGTTCTGCAAAGTCGTCGACAACTACGGCGACATCGGTATCTGCTGGCGCTTCGCGCGCCAGCTGGCGCAGGAGCACGGCATCGCCGTCACGCTGTGGGTGGACGACCTGCATACCTTCCAGCGCATCTGTCCCGAAGTGCGGACCGGCACCGCCCTGCAGCAGATCGGCACCATCGCCGTGCGCCATTGGTCGACGCAGGAAGGCGAGTTCGCGCCGGCCGACATCGCCGACATCGTGATCGAATTCTTCGGCTGCGAAATCCCGCCCGGCTATATCGCCGCCATGGCCGAGTGCGAGCCGCGTCCGGTCTGGCTGAATCTGGAAGGCTTGAGCGCCGAAGAGTGGGTGGAGGGCTGCCACACCTTGCCTTCCATGCATCCGCGCTTCTCGCTGACCAAGCACTTTTTCTTCCCGGGCTTCACCGAAAAAACCGGCGGCCTGCTGCGCGAAGCGGCGCTGGAAGAAGAGTGCCAGCAATTCCAGTCCGACCCGGCCGCCATGGCCGCCTTCCTGACGCAATTCGGCCTGACGCCGCAGGAAATCGCCGCGCGCAAAGTGACGCTGTTCTGCTACCCGCATGCGCCGCTGGCGCAGCTGTTCAAAGCCTGGGAAGAGGGCGATGAGGAAATCGCCTGCCTGGTGCCGAAGGGCGTGGCCGCGCAAGCGGTGCATGCCTTCCTCGGCGAAGCGGCCAATCCTGGCGTCATGCGCCGCCGCGGCGCGCTCAGTGTGCGTGTGCTGCCTTTCGTGCCGCAGCAGGACTACGACAAGCTGCTGTGGGCCAGCGACCTGAATTTCGTGCGCGGCGAAGATTCCGTCGTGCGCGCCCAATGGGCCGGCAAGCCCTTTATCTGGCATATCTACCCGCAGGATGAAAACCTGCATCACAAGAAGCTGCGCGCCTTCCTGCAACGCTACGCGGCCGGCAGCGCCAGTCTCGACGCCTTTTCCCTGTACTGGAACGGTGCCCGTCCGCCAGGCGGCGCCGAGACGGCCGACTGGCCGGCGCTGTGGTCCGGCCTGCAAGCCGGGCTGCCGGCCCTGAATGCCCATTCTGTCGAGTGGCAGCAACATATGTGCGCTCTCGGTGATATGACGGGTAATTTACTGAAGTTTTCCTCCTCGCTGCGCTAA